The Ziziphus jujuba cultivar Dongzao chromosome 7, ASM3175591v1 genome includes a region encoding these proteins:
- the LOC107404878 gene encoding amino-acid permease BAT1 homolog has translation MGQNQPEILEIPEMDAGEKRLNELGYKQELRREMTLFKTLAISFSTMTLFTGITPLYGSSLLYAGPASLVWGWVVVSFFTWFVGIAMAEICSSFPTTGSLYFWAAHLAGPKWGPFASWCCAWLETIGLIAGIGTQAYAGSQTLQSIILLCTGTNKDGGYFAPKWLFLCMYAGLTIIWAFLNTFALEVIALIDVISIWWQVIGGLVIVIMLPLVAMTTKSASYVFTQFHMSPESTGVSSKPYAVILSFLVSQYSLYGYDAAAHLTEETRGADKNGPIAILASIGIISVFGWAYILALTFSIQDFSYLYDPTNETAGAFVPAQIIYDAFHGRYHSATGAIILLFIIWGSFFFGGLSITTSAARVVYALSRDKGIPFSSVWQKLHPRYKVPSNAVWLCAAICILLGLPILKVNVVFTAITSICTIGWVGGYAVPIFARLIMSDENFKAGPFYLGKARRPICLVAFLWICYTCSVFLLPTYYPISWDTFNYAPVALGVGLGLIMLWWVLDARKWFKGPVRNIDIQNGKV, from the exons ATGGGGCAAAACCAACCGGAGATATTGGAAATCCCAGAAATGGATGCTGGGGAGAAGCGGCTCAATGAGTTGGGATACAAACAAGAGCTCAGAAGAGAAATG ACCCTCTTTAAAACTCTTGCAATATCATTTTCAACGATGACACTTTTTACTGGGATTACACCCCTATATGGTTCAAGCCTTTTATATGCAGGTCCTGCAAGTCTTGTGTGGGGATGGGTTGTAGTATCATTCTTCACCTGGTTTGTTGGTATTGCTATGGCCGAGATCTGTTCCTCTTTCCCG ACTACTGGTTCTCTTTACTTCTGGGCTGCCCATTTAGCCGGCCCCAAATGGGGTCCATTTGCATCATGGTGCTGTGCTTGGCTTGAGACCATAGGGCTAATTGCTGGGATCGGCACTCAG GCATATGCAGGATCACAAACACTGCAGAGCATcattttattatgcactggCACCAACAAAGATGGGGGGTATTTTGCTCCAAAATGGTTGTTCTTATGCATGTATGCCGGCCTCACTATCATATGGGCTTTTCTCAACACATTTGCATTGGAAGTGATTGCCTTAATCGATGTAATCTCCATATGGTGGCAG GTAATTGGAGGGTTAGTTATTGTCATAATGCTCCCCCTTGTAGCAATGACTACTAAGTCTGCTTCTTACGTGTTCACACAATTTCATATGTCACCAGAGTCAACTGGAGTATCAAGCAAACCATATGCAGTTATTCTATCCTTTCTTGTCAGTCAGTATTCACTGTATGGATATGATGCTGCAGCACATCTAACTGAAGAAACCAGAGGTGCTGATAAGAATGGTCCTATAGCAATTCTGGCCAGCATCGGGATCATTTCAGTTTTCGGGTGGGCTTATATCTTGGCCCTTACTTTCAGCATTCAG GATTTTAGCTACCTGTATGATCCAACAAATGAGACTGCGGGAGCATTTGTGCCAGCACAAATTATCTACGATGCATTTCATGGGAGATATCATAGCGCTACTGGAGCAATCATTTTGCTGTTCATTATATGGGGTTCATTCTTCTTTGGAGGTCTTTCAATCACTACTAGTGCGGCCAGAGTG GTATACGCTCTATCAAGAGACAAAGGCATTCCATTTTCGTCTGTATGGCAAAAATTGCACCCAAGATACAAAGTTCCATCCAATGCAGTGTGGCTTTGTGCTGCCATCTGCATCCTGCTTGGACTTCCAATCTTGAAAGTCAATGTAGTCTTCACTGCCATAACTTCCATATGCACAATCGGATGGGTAGGTGGCTATGCAGTTCCAATCTTCGCAAGACTGATAATGTCTGATGAAAATTTCAAGGCTGGACCTTTTTATCTGGGGAAAGCAAGAAGGCCAATTTGCTTGGTGGCCTTCCTATGGATTTGTTATACCTGCTCTGTCTTCCTTTTGCCAACCTATTATCCAATCTCTTGGGATACATTCAATTATGCACCTGTTGCTTTAGGTGTTGGATTGGGTCTGATAATGCTTTGGTGGGTGTTGGATGCAAGGAAATGGTTCAAGGGACCAGTTAGAAACATTGATATACAAAATGGAAAGGTATAA
- the LOC107404877 gene encoding lipase-like PAD4 produces MEAEASPFETSEMLSTFLASTPLLSEAWRLCSLANTTAPMSFVTELIGDVGYVAFSGIQMVDVSEPASCREMVPLESAGGLIENPFHPLLSARNEDEEPLMVHGGLLKLFFGCQNFRDQVLAVLQKSKSMVFTGHSLGGSIASLYALWLLCYLHSSSSSIPIFCITFGSPLLGNESFSRAILRERWGGNFCHVVSKHDIMPRLLFAPLLTHQLHLLLNHWHLAMASQQIGNPAGVLQVPDEDKARFLRFVLAYLERSSQLAVEGERREMFWPFGSYLFCSKEGGICLENAVSVIKMMHLMVATVSLDECIMDHLNYGDYIGNFSSQFLKRRNFMQGGLGPCSSYEAGLALALQSSGIAWQEPAATPAKECLKMARRSGQKPNLNGANLAVSLSKITPYRAELEWYKATCDESDDQMGYYDSFKQSRSSKRGHRVNMNRHKLASFWNKVISMLENNELPYDFHKRAKWVNASHFYKLLVEPLDIAEYYRWGTHKVKGHYLEHGRERRYQIFDKWWNEKTVVNGEGNNKRSKFASLTQDSCFWARVEEAREWLTSLRSENDPRKKELLWENINKFERYASNLVERMEVSKDVVAKNSSYTLWVEDLRELKSQVEQIRPQFPTFRDGEIFP; encoded by the exons ATGGAAGCTGAAGCTTCACC GTTTGAAACCAGCGAAATGCTTTCAACATTTCTGGCATCGACTCCACTGCTATCCGAGGCATGGAGACTATGCAGCTTAGCCAATACAACCGCTCCGATGAGCTTCGTTACCGAGCTCATCGGAGATGTGGGTTACGTGGCTTTTTCCGGTATCCAAATGGTCGATGTTTCGGAACCAGCCAGTTGCAGAGAGATGGTGCCGTTAGAAAGTGCCGGCGGCCTAATCGAAAATCCTTTTCATCCATTGTTGAGTGCTCGTAACGAAGATGAAGAACCACTCATGGTGCATGGAGGGCTTCTAAAACTCTTCTTTGGTTGCCAAAATTTCCGTGATCAG GTTTTGGCGGTACTGCAGAAAAGCAAATCGATGGTCTTCACTGGCCATTCCTTAGGAGGATCAATTGCTTCTCTGTATGCTCTTTGGCTCCTCTGCTACCTCCATTCCTCATCTTCTTCAATCCCAATCTTCTGCATCACCTTCGGTTCGCCATTGCTAGGCAACGAGTCTTTTTCCCGGGCCATACTAAGAGAAAGATGGGGTGGAAATTTCTGCCATGTTGTCTCAAAGCACGACATAATGCCAAGGCTACTTTTTGCTCCACTGCTCACTCATCAGCTGCATTTACTTCTAAATCATTGGCATCTTGCCATGGCGTCTCAACAGATAGGAAACCCCGCTGGAGTACTCCAAGTCCCCGACGAAGATAAAGCCAGGTTCCTTAGGTTCGTGTTGGCTTATTTGGAAAGGTCATCACAGTTGGCAGTGGAAGGGGAAAGGAGGGAAATGTTTTGGCCATTTGGGAGCTACTTGTTCTGTTCCAAAGAAGGCGGAATTTGCTTGGAGAATGCAGTATCTGTGATAAAGATGATGCATTTGATGGTTGCAACTGTTTCTCTTGATGAATGCATTATGGATCATCTTAATTATGGAGATTATATTGGGAATTTTTCTTCACAGTTCCTCAAGAGGAGGAACTTCATGCAAGGTGGATTAGGTCCTTGTTCAAGCTATGAAGCAGGGCTTGCCTTGGCATTGCAGTCCTCAGGAATAGCTTGGCAG GAACCAGCTGCTACACCAGCCAAAGAATGCCTAAAGATGGCAAGGCGATCAGGCCAGAAACCAAATCTGAATGGTGCTAACCTTGCTGTAAGTTTATCAAAGATTACACCTTACAGAGCTGAACTGGAGTGGTACAAAGCAACTTGTGACGAATCCGATGATCAGATGGGGTACTATGATTCCTTCAAGCAAAGTAGATCATCAAAAAGGGGTCACAGAGTCAACATGAACAGGCACAAGCTTGCCAGCTTTTGGAATAAGGTGATTAGCATGTTGGAAAACAATGAATTGCCCTATGATTTTCATAAGAGAGCAAAATGGGTTAATGCTTCCCATTTCTACAAGCTGCTGGTTGAGCCATTGGACATTGCAGAGTACTATAGGTGGGGTACACACAAGGTCAAGGGCCATTACTTGGAGCATGGAAGAGAAAGGAGGTATCAGATTTTCGATAAATGGTGGAATGAGAAAACAGTGGTGAATGGGGAAGGAAATAACAAGAGAAGCAAGTTTGCGAGTTTGACTCAGGACTCATGCTTTTGGGCAAGGGTAGAGGAGGCAAGAGAATGGCTTACTAGTCTCAGAAGTGAGAATGATCCTAGGAAGAAGGAGCTGCTATGGGAGAATATCAATAAGTTCGAAAGGTATGCGAGTAATTTGGTCGAAAGGATGGAAGTCTCTAAAGATGTTGTAGCGAAAAATTCTAGCTACACTTTATGGGTAGAAGATCTTAGAGAACTGAAATCACAGGTGGAGCAGATCAGGCCTCAGTTTCCTACTTTCAGAGATGGGGAAATATTTCCCTAG
- the LOC107404874 gene encoding psbP domain-containing protein 2, chloroplastic: MALQTCYSLSHINLFKPTFSSPTTLFSNSLPKPFVYQRFSEPQRETLPSICLSKRELGLSALSLFLHGFLPNLPSAISAEKLELERYTDSKEGFTLLRPSSWIKVDKAGATVLFEEENKGSNNVGVVVNPVRLKTLGEFGSPQFVADKLIQAERRKESTKEAEVIGVTERLGQGGLQVYEFEYKVDSTRGGMKKIFSAAFVASKKLYILNISHSDKPESPLDTHTRSVLEQVLHSFDSAPVI, encoded by the exons ATGGCCTTGCAAACGTGCTATTCACTCTCACACATCAATCTCTTCAAACCCACATTCTCTTCGCCCACAACCCTCTTCTCAAATTCACTGCCCAAACCTTTTGTGTATCAGAGATTCAGCGAACCTCAAAGAGAAACACTCCCATCAATTTGTTTGAGCAAGAGGGAGCTTGGCCTCTCTGCTTTATCACTTTTCTTGCATGGGTTTTTGCCAAATTTGCCTAGCGCAATTTCAGCTGAAAAATTGGAGCTCGAGAGGTACACTGATTCCAAGGAGGGTTTTACCCTCCTCAGGCCCTCCTCTTGGATTAAG GTTGATAAAGCAGGGGCAACTGTTCTgtttgaagaagaaaacaagGGGAGTAACAATGTTGGGGTTGTGGTGAACCCAGTTCGTCTTAAGACCCTTGGAGAGTTTGGCAGTCCTCAATTCGTTGCTGATAAACTTATACAAGCCGAAAGGCGCAAG GAAAGTACAAAAGAGGCTGAGGTGATTGGAGTCACTGAGAGATTAGGTCAGGGAGGCTTGCAAGTGTATGAGTTTGAATACAAGGTTGATAGCACTAGAGGAGGGATGAAGAAGATATTTTCAGCAGCATTTGTTGCCTCGAAGAAGCTTTACATCCTAAATATTTCTCACTCAGACAAACCAGAAAGTCCACTTGACACCCATACAAGATCAGTGTTGGAGCAAGTTCTTCATTCATTTGACTCGGCACCAGTaatataa